One Leucoraja erinacea ecotype New England chromosome 18, Leri_hhj_1, whole genome shotgun sequence genomic window, TTTGTGTTTGTTACAACAGGAATGTCACCGAGATCAAACTGCAGATCCCGACATGCCGCACGCTGCAACAGAGCGGGGACTGGGATTGGAAGCGGTGCCCATATACGGTGCAGGGCGCCTTGGGGTAAGAAACGTTTTAGTGTGTAAAGGTGGTGACACCAGCTGGACGCCGACCAACTTTGCAAAGACAATAACAACGAGGTTAGTGAAGTTTGGTGAGTGCACTTGTTCTGTTTTCACGTGGTTAAAGTTTGTTTTCAGAAGCATGGCATTACACATAGAAGAATGGACTGCACCTGGGTCCGGGCGCATGGTGTGTCGACCATGCTTGTATTCTTTGTAAATCATGTAACATTAAAGTGCCTCTCGTGTTGGGAAGAGAGTGTGTTTAAACTGAGACGAGACACAATAGAAACCGCGTGGTTTTTTGGTTTCATTTTTTCTCCTTTGACTCGACACTCGTTGACGATGTTCAAACTATAACCCTCATGAACAATATAATGAGATGCGAGTCATCTCGCCAGTGCAGTCCTCTTAGTCCCGCCGTGTTCTTGCCATCTCGATAAGGACCTCCCACTTCGTTGGGGTCAGTGCAGTGATCGGTTACAAAGAAGATTCAGGGTGAGccaaatcaaagatcctatagcaaggatCTTTGAGCCAAATCGCACAACGACTTGGGGCGAAATGTCCGTGTAAAGGGGCGCGGTAGTGTTGCCATGGTGGGCTGCGCTGTTACCACCTCCTGTTTAGACTGAGAGTTGTATGTGTGGTCTGTGCAGCGATGGCGTCGCGACCCCGAGGagttgggagagagggagggacagggcGAGGGGAAATCCTCATCGTTTTACCAGAAAGTCTCCGCAGTGAAAACGGCAACTTTCagagcgtacaaactcggtacagagagcacccgtggtcagtatcgaaccgggatctctggcgctgtaaggcaacaactctacagaaaggcagcagcagcagaaaggcagcaacgccactgtgcctcccttgaTTTTTGCATCGGAGTCCCCGGGTATCCACCCGGTCGTTCACCGCACCCCCGATAACTTCAGCGCTGTTTGCAACCACCGCTGCTCCCGCCTCTAGTTTGTTGGCTACAGTCGAGCGGTGCACACCTCCACGCTTCCAGACCTCACATACCGGAAAGGTAAAGCGCTCTCCTTTCTTTATGTTGATGTCATTAAAACACAACACTTATTGTGTTAGTGCCGCGGGGATGGAAAGGTCGGCCTGGCCTTGGGGGGAAGTAGCGCGGCGGCTGCAAGCGCTCAAACCGAGCAAGCTGCCACATAACGGGGTTACTCGCCATGTTCGCGGCTCCCGCTGAATACATGCACCCGGGCGACTTAATCTTGCCCCCGCCCCACAGTGAATATTGCTCTTCAGCACATGGAGTGAAAAATAAGTCAAATTTGTGCTGAGTATCTGATGTCGCAGTGTCTATGTTGGAGGCGTGTTACACTGTCTGACGGTTTTAATTGCGACTGTCATGTCTGCCCAATGGTCAAAAGCTGGAGCGAGGAGTGTAATAAGCGTGGACTGCGGTCCGCTGAAGCTGGGTCATGGGCTTTCATCTGCTCTCAGCCGCGGAGGCAGCGAGAGGTGATTCAGCCCAGACTGTAACCTGGCACCAAACAAACATGACTCTCTCTCATGTCACTTGAGGTCAGAAAACGTAGAAATAATAGGAATGCGTGATGATCGAGCCTGTCTGAATACTTCTGCAGCTGAAAGTTTGTAAATAAAACCTGAATTAATTTAACGTTTCAACCAGTGTCGACGGTGAAAGACAATGTTTGGTTTCCATAAATCCAAAATCTACAGGAGCTTAGAAGGCTGTTGCATTTGCAAGACCAAATCTTCCAGCTCCCGTTTCACCGACAGTGGACGATATGAGGAAAGCTTTAAACTTTGTTTCGGGTAAGATGATAATGTatcattctctcctctccccgcccccggGTGCACACGCGTTGCCTTCAGTAGCGGAAGCGCGGAGTCCTTGAGCGCACTTCCTTATTGTAATTGGGCAAATACAACGTCATCGAAAGGTTGCACAGTCTGTCTGTCAGACTTCCTTTATTTCTGGCACTTTAGAATTTCATACCCGGGGGGGAGGACAGTAAGCCTCCACCTAGTAAATAGTGGAGTATGTAGCagtcaatacatagaaacatagaaaataggtgcaggagtaggccattcggcccttcgagcatgcaccgccattcaatatgatcatggctgatcatccaactcggtatcccgtatcttctctccataccccctgatccctttagccacaagggccacatctaactccctcttaaatatagccaatgaactggcctcaactaccttctgtggcagagagttccagagattcaccactctctgtgtgaaaaatgtttttccgatctcggtcttaaaagatttcccctctatccttaaactgtgaccccttgtcgtggacttccccaacatcgggaacaatcttcctgcatctagcctgtccaaccccttaagaattttgtaagtttctataagatcccccctcaatctcctaaattctagtgagtacaagccgagtctatccagtctttcttcagatgaaagtcctgacatcccaggaatcagtctggtgaaccttctctacactccttctacagcaataatgtccttcctcagatttggagaccaaaactgtacgcaatactccaggtgtggtcttaccaagactctgtacaactgcagtagaacctccctgctcctttacaaCCAGAAGAAATGGGCACCGTGTATTTGGGGGGTGGTGATGaagagatgtctgaagaagggtcccaatccgaaacccatgttcaccagagacacTGAGAGAgggtgatagatagatagatagattcttgattattacatgtgtcgggggttatggggagaaggcaggagaatgaggttgaaggAGAGACTTGGATCTGCTATGATGAGAATGGgacagtaaacttgatgggccgaatggtataaTTCTGCTCCATAATTCTTACATAATTCTGAATTTGATAACACATTGCCCAGAACAAATAAAAAGGAAGTGATGATTCTATTATAGTTATCGGATTAAtttggattcactggagtttagaaggggggggggggggggttatataaacttataaaaggactggacaagctaggtgcaggagaaatgtttccaatgttgggcgagtccagaaccagcggccacagtcttagaataaaggggaggccatttaagtcggaggtgagaaaaaactttttcacccagagagttgtgaatttatgtaattccctgccacagaaggcagtggaggccaaatcactggaaggatttaagagagagttagatagagctctagcggctagtggaatcaagggatctggggagaaggcaggcacgggttattgattggggacgatcagccatgatcacaatgaatggcggtgctggctcaaagggccgaatggcctcctcctgcacctatgtttctagtACATTGTTTGTTTAacaatgcataggaaggaactgcagatgctggtttaaaccgatgatagacacaaaaagcaggacatGTAGCatttcttgagagaaggaatgggtgatgttttgggtcgagacctttcttcacactgtttAACAATAATCTTTTGGAGAGTTATATGGCATAAAAATGGGCTCATCAGCCCGCGGCATCAATGCTGATCTTCATGCCTTTCTATgttgagtaagaaggaactgcagatgctggtttacattgaagaaagacacaaaatgttggcgtcagggagcatctctggagaaaaggaataggtgacttttcgagttgagacccttcatcaaactgagaGTCTGAGAGGGgggtccctttctccagagatgctgcttcacagcctgagttcaacattttgtgtctatgtctgtcTATGTTAATCCCACTTGCTTGAATTCTTTTCTTCCTCATTCATTCACACCCTTGTCAAGATGCCTCTAAAATGTTGTAACTgttcctgcttccaccaccacccctgctgCTCATTCTGGGCACCACTTTATCATTCTATAAACTTCTGTTTCCCAGGcatctttttaaatcttctttgcttcttaaatctatgccctctagttttggacacCCCTACCATGGGAAACAGATGCTGGCTAggtaccctatctatacctccatATCCTTTGCAATGCTGAAAAAATATCTAGCCTATCTATTCCTTCTTGATAACTAAAGCACTCCAACCTGGAAAGGTCATTAGTAGGAAACAGATTTCTTCCCCTTTTGTGTGTTTCGAAGGAGAGAAGAGATCCAAAACTGAAAAATGTATTCCACAAAGGGACTGTCCATGTGCCACTGAGAGTCAATTTTAAGGGGGTGGTTAATGGATACCTGGGAACAGATATCCATCATTTTGACATTACTCTGCAAGTACcatcaaaaatgtatttttagTCTGATCAAATTTACTTTGGAATCTATTGACTGGAGTCGGCTTCCAACAGAAGTGAGCAGTTGAGATTTCCAGCTTGGGGTAATTACAACCATTATGATTCAAAGTGGCTTTACAAAATGTTTAATTGCGGTGAATGGGAGAACCGAATGTGTGCCAGTTAAACCAAATCTATTCTGACATGACCTTTAAatctgttggagaaactcagcgggtgaggcagcatctatggaacgaagaaataggtgaagtttctggtcgagacccttcttcagtctgaagaagggtctcgacccgaaaagtcatctattccttcgctctatagatgttgcctcacccgctgagtttctccagcattttcgtttgccttagatttttccaacatcagcagttctttcttaaacatgacctTTAAATCTATTCATAGTCTTGGTTGATGCACTTTTGTTGTTTGACCAGGATTTACCCATTTGTTGTCTGTCACTCTTGACTCTGATTTGTGCTTGGGAGATACATAATCCCTTTATAATGGAAGCTATAAGGTGGGATAAAATATAaccaaaataaaatataattgaatgtTGACTGGGATTAGTTCAAATCTAGTTTGGTACGAGGCTTTCAGACAGTTTTTGGGTTGGATTCACTGATCATTCTGTTTCAAACCCGGGCTATCTTATTGTTGAAAAGTGGTAGATGCTGCAGGCCTGTTCCATAGCTGTGACAACTGTTGGAAGTTGATTTTAATGGATTAATTTTCCACCCACAGATAGTTTGTCacttgagttttttttttaaatcaaatcaaaaatcaAATTTCAATGAAATGCTTTAACAAATTATGTTTGgagtaatttttatttttaatttcctgcAGCTTGATAGAAGCACGGATGGGAGATATCTGTAATGCATGTGTCCTTCTGGTGAAGAGATGGATAAAACTGCCTGCTGGATCAAAAAAAAATTGGAGTCATGTAAGTATGTGAAGACCTGCGAGGGTCCATGATAACCTATATAATTATATGGAGAATGGAATTTGAGGACTACTCAAGGACAAGGAAAGATTTATTCCAGTGTTTCAGAAGTATTCAGTACGTATGTGGTTGAGGGGGAATAGGATTATGACTTgtaaaatgcttttggcacaacattaataaaaaaaataaaaaaaaatcacattaaaaataaatctcaTTATTTCGATCAAATTTAGTTTGCTGAAGTTCcaaatattttgaaatttaaacaaGGGATTTGCATCTGAAGTAATTCCTCAGCTGTGAGAAAAGTAGCATCAATCTGAGTTCTGTGAAGTTATTCAATGAAACAGCtttccattgttgtttgtggagGAAGCTGATCAGTCTAGAGATGCACAGATGTCCAAAAATTTCCCGAGCGGATTTACACTTGCACAGTCTTGTAGTGTTGTAATGTTTGGTCTGGTGTGCATGTTCTATGAATAAATAATTTGGATACACTGTAAATTGCACACCAAACGTTATACTGCCTAAAACATTATATCTGTTCTCAATGCATATTTAGCATAAGCTAAATATTTATGTAGTTGACAATTTTCTCATTTGATATAATCATTTAATTGAATCTACAGAAgcaaatcatgattttatcttTGAATTtgaagggagaggttgaataggctgggtctctattccttggagcgcaggaggatgaggggtgatcttatagaggtgtataaaatcatgagaggaatagattgggtagatgcacagagtctcttgcccagagtaggggaatctagtaccagaggacataggttcaaggtgaaggggaaaagattttataggaattatTAAGAGCGGTAATTTTTTCaaacaaaagggtggtgggtgtatggaacaagctgccagatgaggtagttgaggttgggattatctcattgtttaagaaacagttggacaggtacatggataggacaggattggagcgatatagaccaagcgcaggcagctgggactagagtagctgggacatgttggccggtgtggcgtgtgggcaagttgggccaaagggcctgtttccacactgtatcactctatgacctgccCCCTTTCCCACCCATCTCAGGTAGTTGATGCACGAGCTGGTCCAGGCCTTAAAACACTTGTGAAGCCTAAGAAAAGGAAAGCCGGCAATGATATTAAAAAGCAGAATAAATTGAAGCGTCTCCAGCAAAAACTAAAAAGACAGAGTAAGTCCTTTGCATTTATTTAGTTTTAATCGTTGCTTTTATTGGTGCCTCTTCTTCCTGCAATTCTGCCAACTCCAGCAGATTTGAATGTTTTGAAAAGTAAATTTGGTTTTGAACATAGTTCCATAGAATTGTTCACTTTGAGTAAATATACTTTAGATGGCTactagctgttttgaaaaagattcTATCTCATGCATTTCAATCTACTCGCACAATTCATCCTGTGCATAATAGCATTGGTTGGATTATCCCTCAGTTGTAAAATAGCATTGGATCAAATCTAACAAGTTGAAACCATGCACCAAATGAAGTTCCCTGAGCCACAAACAGTTGAATGTTTCACCAAGGAAGTATTACTTTTCAAAGATTTAACATTATTTTCAATCGTACTGTCTATATGTAATTACCCTCACTCTATTTTTCCCCATTCTATTTTGGTACCTAGACCTATGAAGTCTGGTGGCATAATATGTTTGTGTTCATATTGTACAGATTCGGATGCACATAGCACAACGTCTAGTATTTCACCTTCACAGTCGCCTACCTACAGCAACCAATCTGATGAAGAGTCAGATACAGAAACCCAGAAAGCTCTTTCCTTGCAACCAGTCTTTTCGTTTCTGGATCTGACATACTGGAAAAGGTGATTTTGGGAGTTTACTAATTAATGTCTCTCGGTGGCCAACTATTAAAAGTATGTGATTATCAATGATTCCATGTATACTTCTCAATATGTCTGCCTAATCATTTTTGatttcagtatcagtatcagtatatctttattgttatttcctgagtactcacatacccagaggaaacaaaaaaacgttgctctaccagtgtccgttcagtgtgcagtacaaataacaacaagtaaatagaaataaaaatacatatatcatgaacaaattaaattaaacactctctactaaacatcaacaggtgttccgatcgacagctgctgcagtgtgtccaggttggtggttggtgcgcgatactttggcagggggctaagtccgtttatcagtcttatagcctgcgggaagaagctgaggagcatcctgctggttttgcagctaatgctcctgtacctcttcccagatggcaggagtcATTTCTATCTGTTTCAAATGCATAAGTTCCACAATGCCTATatgtattttgtgtccttttggtttCAATTTTAACGACCTTTCTAAGTGTTGGACCAGCGTCCACAAACAAATTGCCACACGTATTCTTCCTTTAATCAGCTTTAATAAGCAGTACGCCAGATTTATTTTGTAGGGGGTGGAAAATCAGCGGGGAAGTGCTAATATTTCACATAGACCATCAGACcaccaaaatatattttaaaattgatgAAAGGGTTCAGTATCAAGTTTATCAACATTTGGACATTGCTgaatttgctttccatcacaaacTGAACCTGGATTTTAGACTGATGTGTTAAAATGGGTTATTTGGTCTCTATTCTGACccaccattcaattagatcacaACTGATCTGTATCTGATTGTAAGTCTTGAATTAAAAGAAGATGGATAGGTTTGATGGACACGTGCTGGAGTGTAAGAGAGTGTGGGAATTTGATTGAAACATAAAATCCTGAGATTTCTTGACATAGTGGATAGTTCTTCGCGTTTGGGAATTTAGAACTAGGATCGCGTGTTAAGGCTGggatgaaatatttatttttctcgGGGTTGGGAGTATTTGGGACATGGCCTCAAAGTGTAATGGAAGCAGAGTCAAGATTTTTGACATATgggaaaatatataataaacgGGTAAAGGTTAGCAAAATAAACAAATGCAGAGTTGAAGTTGCATTCGGATCAGGTTTGAGTGGCCTTTCCCTGAGGATGTATTGGGCTCATTCTGGGTTAATGTTTGTTCatatggtattggtttattattgtcacgtgcacagagatatagtgaaaagcttttgtttgtgtgttatccaatCATATCAGATAATATTAcaggtaggaagtaactgcagatgctagtttaaacctaagacagacacaaaatgctgcagtaactcagcgggacaggcagcatctctggagagaaggaatggtgacattttgggtcgagacccttcagacctattcagacctgtctgaagaagggtctcgacctgaaacatcacccattccttctctccagagatgatgcctgtcccgctgagttactccagccatttgtgtctaCAGATAATATTATACTTGAGTACCATGAAGCCGTAAGCAATTACaaggtagagtgaagagaaaaataccagattaCAGAATATAGTTTTTCAGCATTGCAGCAAACGATTCCATAAAAAATGACcattgtctgcaatgaggtagattggaaggttGGAGCTACACCCCCTAGATTATTACAGAGGGAGAGAAGCAGTTTCTGAATCCAGTGtttcatgctttcaagcttttgtaccttttgcctgatggaagtggGGCGAATAGGGAATGACCGAGGCGTGAACGGAtcttgattattttggctgctttcccTGAGGATGTAtggggtgtagatggagtcaatggtggggaatctTGTTTATGTGATGGACTTGGCTACATTTGCAATTTGTTGGGGTCTTAGCCAGAGCTTTTCccaaaccaatctgtgatgcAACCTAATAGTATGCTTTCTACATTGCATTCACAGAAGTTGGTAAGTCTTTAGAgccatgctgaatttcctttaGACTCCTGAGGCTAATGCAGATGGTGAACGTGATGCTCAACATTTCATATTAAATTAGCACAGAAATACAAGGTTATTGGAATAGTTTAGAAAAGTTGGCACCTTTGTGTGACGTTactcatttttattattttagtaaaacaaaaatgtgattTATCTTCATTTAAAGAGTATCAAGTTTTAAAGTGAATCCGTTGTAGGGGGTTAACATATGAGATTAGTAGCTGTAGAACATTACTATCATTGTTATTCTCAGTTACATGCGATAAGTTAAGTCGTATGCTGGAAATCAGTACTTTTCAAACTGCACgtctaattttatttttcttcttcacaggCAAAAGATTTGCTGTGGCATTATCTACAAGGGCCGTTTTGGTGAGGTGCTGATTGATCCTCGTCTTTTTAAACCTTGTTGTGGTACAAAAAAGAACTCCAAAGCTACAACAGAGGTTGAAACAGCACTTCAGATTATTCAAGGAAAACGGTAATATGTTCTGTAGCAACTGGACATTCACCTCTGGTCACAGCCTGTATTTGTCTTTTTGTCTCCAGTGGCAGACTTTAAGAATTTGATATAATTTTGTCCAAGTCATCTCATTTCTCTTGATGAGTAATTGCATTTCTCTTGATCAGTAACTGCTTGAAGCAGTGAACTCGGTTTTATAAATCTCCAGTGTGCTAGCTATTTTAAAAGTAGGCTGGCCATTCATTGACGTTTTGTTTGAAATCTCCAGGCGTACATTTGAAATGGATTTTTGTTGTCATTATGTTTAAAGAGAATGATTTAATTTTGATTAGGTGGCATTTTAAATTGTAGATTTGTCTTCCTGGAAACATTTCTATTTTACAGTTTTTAAGTTTAATATTATCAAAGTGTATTGCTGTTCATTTGTCCATTATTCAATCCCAGCTCTGCACCTCAACCTCACTCCCTGCATCTCACCTTGAACTCCTCACTGAATCAATGGATTATTTGAGCTCAATTACCAGAGTTGCCAAATTAATCTGGTATGTGGGATGTGCAATAACTATTTTTCGTATTTTGGTACGATGCTAGCAGATACTCTTGTGCAGAGGCAATTTTTTTATTGTTCCTTAACTCACTGGGAAATTGAGGACTATTTTCTGTTACCTACCCCAGTGTATTTTTAAGTATATCAATTTTTTAAAGAGTAAAACATGTGAAATAAATGTTTTGTACTTAACTTGCTGTTGTTGTATACCAGCCTTTTAATAGTTACCTAGTGGAGGACCTATCTTTGGACCATTTTTTAATGCATTGAGTTGTTGGTGATAAgtacaatttgttttgttttactcATTGGTTTTTATTTTTGAAGTGGCGccgcggtagagctactgtcttatagcgccagagacccgggtttggtcctgactacaggtgcttgtctgaacgaagcttgtacgttttcccccgcgacctgcgtgggttttctcagagatcttcgctttccacccacacgccaaagatgtatgggtttgtacgttaattggcttggtataaatgtaaaattgtccgagtgcatgtagggtggtgttaatgggtggggattgctggtcgatgcggactcggtgggttgaagagcctgtttccgtgctgtatctctaaactaaactaagagaagGACAACTTTCCTCGAGGATAGTTTGCCTCCGACCAATTTCACCAAATTTGGGTTAGAAACACCTAATTTAGGCATTATTGCATTATTTTCTCTTTGATCATTTAAGACgatttgcatgacacgtgcgataatgtgctcggacgaagtgtgtcGTAACCagtggaattatgctcaatgaagcattcacatattatttctgcttcaaataaagtcacaaactaaacatattcaccaatcaagacatgatatataccccaatgacatgcagcaaaattataaatacagtatctcaactctttttacacgttgcaatgaatgcaatttctattacatCACACTGTTCTCACACTGTTGTAGATGTACTCTTCCAGTAGATGGCGCTCATTGCCTGCTGTAGACCGAGAACTGAGAataattcaatggtactttattgtcatgggtacagTGACATTCCATTTGCATAGAATTCAGTAAGATTCTTATATTACATAAGCACAACCATACCCAAGTAAAAGAGTGTAAGAATAGCAGATTATACTGAGGGGGTATTGAAGCGTTGCCACGTACCTGGCATCATCTTGCATCCTTCATGttcaaattggaaaaaaaaaatgtagaatcTTAACTTGTCTTTAAAGGCCTGTTGTCATAGCAACAGCACTGGGTCAGAGTTGCAGGGAGTTCTCCATTGTTGCTCTGTGTTGCTGTAGGCCGCGTCGGATCCAAGCACTCGTCTGACTTCTGTGGAGTCTTCAGCAGCACCTGATGCAACAATTTCCCCAGTCTGCTGCTGCTCCATGGACACATGGACCTGTAAACATTGGCACATCAGCAGCTGGTGGGCCTTCTGCAGTCTCCGAACATCCAGAACACCTCCAAGGGGGTGTGAGGTGAGCCCATTGCCTGCTCACTAGCACGCCCCCTACCTCAGCCTCTGCTCCATGCTGCCCAAGAGAAGAAGATTTTCATGGATGATACTTGCAGCAGAATTCTAGCTCGCTCTAAATAACTCTGTATTCCTGGTCCTGCACTTTGAGAAACTGAATAAATTCTCTTTCTGATATTAAatattttagtgtgtttaaaagagGCTTGTATTTCTTAAGACTGTTATGGCAACCGATTTTGCCAAAAGTGGAGAACATGAATCAATCTGTAAAGAAACTGGGTTTTACCCAACGCGCCCATTCCAAAAACCTATGTTAGGATCATTTGTGTTCAGAATCCAATTGCAGGGTTCACTAAGAAACTTTTGTTTATTCAAGGTTTTATTTAAGTTAACTTTGAACTGCTAAATTTATTGAAATTTAGTAAAAAAAATCAAGCTTCTTAAAGTGACTTATCTTCAACTGCTGCAAGGTCAGTGACTGCATGCCAATAAGGTGTTCTATTGGTAGAGGGCAGTAGTGGTGCACATAAAACTACTTATCAAGGGTGAGATGGTAGCCAGTGAACAGTGAGACACCAAATTCAActgcatctttcctgtaattaTAGGTACCAATTACTGGAACCACACTTTGCAGGTTCATTtaccattttaatattttaaaagaacTAATTTTCAAAGAATCATACAGATTCAGCCTAATTTGTCCATATCAGCCAA contains:
- the sinhcafl gene encoding SIN3-HDAC complex associated factor, like isoform X3; this translates as MPHAATERGLGLEAVPIYGAGRLGVRNVLVCKGGDTSWTPTNFAKTITTSLIEARMGDICNACVLLVKRWIKLPAGSKKNWSHVVDARAGPGLKTLVKPKKRKAGNDIKKQNKLKRLQQKLKRQNSDAHSTTSSISPSQSPTYSNQSDEESDTETQKALSLQPVFSFLDLTYWKRQKICCGIIYKGRFGEVLIDPRLFKPCCGTKKNSKATTEVETALQIIQGKRPRRIQALV
- the sinhcafl gene encoding SIN3-HDAC complex associated factor, like isoform X4, which translates into the protein MPHAATERGLGLEAVPIYGAGRLGVRNVLVCKGGDTSWTPTNFAKTITTSLIEARMGDICNACVLLVKRWIKLPAGSKKNWSHVVDARAGPGLKTLVKPKKRKAGNDIKKQNKLKRLQQKLKRQNSDAHSTTSSISPSQSPTYSNQSDEESDTETQKALSLQPVFSFLDLTYWKRQKICCGIIYKGRFGEVLIDPRLFKPCCGTKKNSKATTEVETALQIIQGKR
- the sinhcafl gene encoding SIN3-HDAC complex associated factor, like isoform X1 encodes the protein MPHAATERGLGLEAVPIYGAGRLGVRNVLVCKGGDTSWTPTNFAKTITTSLIEARMGDICNACVLLVKRWIKLPAGSKKNWSHVVDARAGPGLKTLVKPKKRKAGNDIKKQNKLKRLQQKLKRQNSDAHSTTSSISPSQSPTYSNQSDEESDTETQKALSLQPVFSFLDLTYWKRQKICCGIIYKGRFGEVLIDPRLFKPCCGTKKNSKATTEVETALQIIQGKRSAPQPHSLHLTLNSSLNQWII
- the sinhcafl gene encoding SIN3-HDAC complex associated factor, like isoform X2, whose product is MFGFHKSKIYRSLEGCCICKTKSSSSRFTDSGRYEESFKLCFGLIEARMGDICNACVLLVKRWIKLPAGSKKNWSHVVDARAGPGLKTLVKPKKRKAGNDIKKQNKLKRLQQKLKRQNSDAHSTTSSISPSQSPTYSNQSDEESDTETQKALSLQPVFSFLDLTYWKRQKICCGIIYKGRFGEVLIDPRLFKPCCGTKKNSKATTEVETALQIIQGKRSAPQPHSLHLTLNSSLNQWII